The DNA segment TCGGCGCGACACTGTTGATCGTCAGGAACGGCACCGGCACGTTCGCGATCGCGGCCTCGTCGTTGAAGATCAGCCCGTCCATCGGCGGGCGGGCCTGACCGCCGAACTCCTTGGGCCACGACAGCGTCAGCCAGCCGTCCTTGCCCATCTGCGCGACGGTCTCACGGTAGACGTTGCCGCGTCCCATCTCCCCGTCGTTGGACGCCAGCGCCTCGGCCCGCTCGGGCGTCATGAGTTTGGCGAAGTACGACCGCAATTCGCGGCGCAGCTCCTCCTGCTCGGGGGTGTAGCCGATACGCATCGCCGTCGTCCTCACTGTGCCGCTTGGCGCGGGCCTTGCGGCCCCCGCTGGTTCCACCCGGTTGTAACACGTTCTAGTCTTGGGGTCCAGGGCGGTGTTGTACGCATGCCGTCCCGGCGGGTCGTATTCTGACCCCGAAGTTCGGGCGGGCCGTCCGCACGGCTGTCGCGAGGAGGTTGTCATGCGCGTGGAAGTCGACCGGGATCGCTGTGAAGGCAACGCGGTCTGCGTGGGAATTGCGCCGGACCTGTTCGATCTGGACGACGAGGATTACGCCGTGGTCAAACATGATCCGGTGCCCGCCGACATGGAGGACGTGGCCGAGCAGTCGATCGCCGAATGCCCGCGAGCCGCGCTGAATCGCAGAGACTAGAGGTATTCATAAATTGACTGCTCCCAGTAACGACCTGACCGATCTGTCCGGCCGCGTCGCCGTCGTGACCGGCGCCGCCGCCGGCCTGGGCCGCGCCGAGGCGATCGGACTGGCCAGTGCCGGCGCCACGGTGGTGGTCAACGATATGGCCGGCGCGCTCGACAAGTCCGACGTCCTCGACGCGATCGCCGCCGCCGGCTCGAAGGGCGTCGCGGTCGCCGGTGACATCAGCCAGCGCGCGACCGCCGACGAACTGGTCGAGACCGCCGACGGGCTCGGCGGGCTGAGCATCGTGGTCAACAACGCGGGCATCACCCGCGATCGCATCCTGTTCAACATGACCGACGAGGAATGGGACGCGGTCATCGCGGTCCATCTGCGCGGCCACTTCCTGCTCACCCGCAACGCGGCCACCTACTGGCGCGCCAAGGCCAAGGCCGGCGACGGGCAGGTCTACGGCCGCATCGTCAACACCTCGTCCGAGGCGGGGCTCTCGGGTCCGGTGGGCCAGCCCAACTACGGGGCGGCCAAGGCCGGCATCACCGCGCTGACGCTGTCGGCGGCCCGGGCGCTCGAACGGTTCGGCGTGCGCGCCAACGCGATCGCGCCGCGCGCCAGGACCGCGATGACGGCCGGCGTGTTCGGCGATGCGCCGGAATTGCCTGCCGGTGAAGTCGACCCGCTGTCGACCGATCACGTGGTCACCCTGGTCAACTTCCTGGCCTCGCCGGCATCGGAAGCAGTCAACGGACAGCTGTTCATCGTCTACGGTCCGAAGGTGACCCTGGTGGCGGCACCGGTCGCGGAGGCCCACTTCGCGGCGGAGTCGGACGCCTGGGACCTCGCAGACCTGAGCGACACACTGCGCGGCTACTTTGCTGATCGCGACCCGGAGCGTGGATTCTCGGCAACCGCGCTGATGGAGTCACGAGACTGACAGTCTCGGTTGTCAGGGCATGCGCGGGTGCTAGAACACGTTACAGAATGATCTGGATCACACCTGCTCTGACCAGCGCAAATGAGTTAGCGATGACGGATTTTGCGGTTCTTTGACACCGCGAACGTGTTCTAGTTAATATGAGCCGGCTCACTGAGCGCATCGTACGAACCAGGGGTGGGAAGGCCGTCCCGGCGAAAATTTCCGCAATCTTCGCCGCGACCGGAGTTCGCAGCCCGACCCGAGAACGGAGCCGAGGTTGATCGAACAGCTCGCGGCGCCGGCCCGGGCGGTCGGCGGTTTCGTCGAGATGTCCATCGACACATTCGTGAAGATCTTCCGGCGGCCGTTCCAGTTCCGGGAGTTCCTCGACCAGACGTGGATGATCGCGCGGGTGTCGCTGATCCCGACGCTGCTGGTCGCCATCCCCTTCACGGTCCTGGTGGCGTTCACGCTGAACATCCTGCTGCGCGAGATCGGCGCGGCCGACCTGTCCGGCGCGGGCACGGCATTCGGCACCATCACCCAGCTGGGTCCGGTGGTCACCGTGCTGGTGGTCGCGGGCGCGGGTGCGACCGCGATCTGCGCGGACCTCGGGGCGCGCACCATCCGCGAGGAGATCGACGCGATGCGGGTGCTGGGCATCGACCCGATCCAGCGGCTGGTCGTGCCACGCGTGCTCGCCTCGACGTTCGTGGCGCTACTGCTCAACGGCCTGGTGTGCGCGATCGGTCTGGCCGGCGGCTACGTGTTCTCGGTCTTCCTGCAGGGCGTCAACCCCGGCGCGTTCATCAACGGTCTCACCGTGCTCACCGGCCTCGGCGAGTTGGTGCTGGCCGAGATCAAGGCGCTGCTGTTCGGAGTGGTCGCCGGGCTCGTCGGCTGTTACCGGGGACTGACTGTCCAAGGCGGGCCCAAAGGCGTGGGCATCGCGGTCAACGAGACCGTGGTGTACGCCTTCATCTGTCTGTTCGTCATCAACGTGATCATGACCGCCGTCGGCGTCCGGGTGCTGGTGCGGTAGCGAATATGAGCCTCCACGCGAATAAGACGCCATCATGAGTTTCGACGCCACAGTCCGACTGCGCCGCGCCTTCCGGTGGGCGCCCAGAGCCGTGGACACGATCGGCGAGCAGGCGCTGTTCTACGGCGAGACCATGCGCTACATCCCCAACGCGCTGACCCGGTACCGCAAGGAGACCATCCGGCTCATCGCGGAGATGACCATGGGTGCGGGCGCGCTGGTGATGATCGGCGGCACGGTCGGCGTCGCGGCGTTCTTGACGCTGGCGTCCGGTGGCGTCATCGCCGTGCAGGGGTACTCGTCACTGGGCAACATCGGCATCGAAGCGCTGACCGGCTTCCTGTCGGCGTTCCTCAACGTGCGCATCGTCGCGCCGGTGATCGCGGGTATCGCGCTGGCGGCCACGATCGGGGCCGGCACCACCGCGCAGCTCGGCGCCATGCGCGTCGCGGAGGAGATCGACGCCGTCGAGTCGATGGCCGTGCACTCGGTGTCCTACCTGGTCTCGACGCGCCTGATGGCCGGGCTGATCGCGATCGTCCCGCTCTATTCGCTGTCGGTGCTCGCGGCATTCTTCGCCGCCCGGTTCACCACCGTGTTCATCAACGGACAGTCGGCCGGCCTCTACGACCACTACTTCAACACGTTCCTGGTGCCCAGCGACCTGCTGTGGTCCTTCCTGCAGGCCATCGTCATGTCGATCGCGGTCATGCTCGTGCACACCTACTACGGCTACAACGCCTCTGGCGGGCCGGTCGGTGTCGGCATCGCGGTCGGCCAGGCCGTGCGGACGTCGCTGATCGTCGTCGTCACCATCACCCTGTTCATCTCGCTCGCCGTATACGGCGCCTCCGGCAACTTCAACCTGTCGGGATAAGCGATGCCAGATATCGACGCGAAACGCAGTCACGTACGCATCGCCGCCGCGATCCTGGCGGCGATCGTGGTGGCGGCCACCGTGTTCACGTACCTGTCGTACACCGCGGCCTTCACCTCGACCGACACCGTCACCGTCGTCTCGCCGCGCGCCGGTCTGGTCATGGAGACCGACGCCAAGGTGAAGTACCGCGGCATCCAGATCGGCGAGGTCAAGAAGATCGAGTACGCGGGTGACCGGGCGAAGCTGACGCTGGCCATCCGCAGCGACGAGATGCGCTTCATCCCCGCCAACGCGCCGGTGCGCATCGCGGGCACCACGGTGTTCGGCGCCAAGGCCGTCGAGTTCATCCCGCCGGAGGACCCGCAGCAGACGCCGCTGCGGCCCGGCGCGCAGGTCCAGGCCTCCGACGTCCAGCTGGAAGTCAACACGCTGTTCCAGACCCTGACCGACGTGCTCGCCAAGATCGACCCGATCAACCTCAACGCCACGCTGAGCGCGCTCGGAGAAGGCTTGCGCGGCAACGGCGACGACCTCGGCGCCATGCTGGCCGGACTCAACTACTACCTGCAGCGGTTGAACCCGAAGCTCCCCGTGCTGCAGGAGGACTTCCGCCGGGCAGCCGAGGTGACGAACATCTACGCCGACGCCGGGCCGAGCCTGGCGCGGATTTTGGACAACGCGCCGACGATCAGCAACACGATCGTCGATCAGCAGGACAACCTCAACACGACGCTGCTGGCCGCCATCGGACTGGCCAACAACGGCACCGCGACACTGGAACCGGCCGCCGACAACTACATCGCCGCCATCCAGCGGCTGCGTGCACCGTTGAAGGTGGCCGGCGAGTACTCTCCGGTGATCGGCTGTGTGCTGAAGGGAACGGTGACCGCGGTCGATCGGTTCGCACCGATCATCGGTGGTATCCGGCCGGGCCTGTTCACGTCGTCCAACTTCCTGCCCGGGTCGCCGGCCTACACCTATCCCGAGAGCCTGCCCATCGTGAACGCCTCGGGCGGTCCCAACTGCCGCGGGCTGCCCGACGTGCCGAGCAAGCAGTACGGCGGCAGCTGGTACCACACGCCGTTCCTGGTCACCGACAACGCCTATGTGCCGTATCAGCCGAACACCGAGCTGCAGTTCGACGCTCCTGCGACGCTTCAGTTCCTGTTCAACGGCGCGTTCGCCGAGAAGGACGAGTACTGATGAAGCACGACCGGACCATGCTCAACGTCGGCATCTTCACGGTGGCGATGCTGCTTGTCGCCGCAATGCTGGTGGTGGTGTTCGGCGAGTTCCGGTTCGCCTCGGGGAACTCCTACCACGCCAACTTCACCGAAGCCTCCCGTTTGAAGGCCGGTCAGGATGTGCGAATCGCCGGCGTTCCGGTCGGCACCGTCAAGGACGTCAAGCTCAACGAGGACAACACCGTCGACGTCGCGTTCGACGTCAACGACAAGTACCAGCTCTACACCTCGACCAGGGCGGTCGTCCGCTACGAGAACCTGGTCGGTGACCGCTACCTCGAGATCACCAGTGGCCCAGGGGAACTGCGCAAACTTCCCGCGGGTTCGACGATCCCGAAGCAGAACACGCAGCCGGCGCTGGACCTCGACGCACTGCTCGGCGGGTTGCGCCCGGTGCTCAAGGGGCTCGACGGCGCCAAGGTCAACGAGTTGAGCAGCGCGGTCATCGAACTGCTGCAGGGTCAGGGCGGGGCGCTGGCGAATCTGTTGGCCACCACCGGATCGTTCAGCCAGAACCTCGCGGCGCGTGACCAGCTGATCGGCGATGTGATCACCAACCTCAACACCGTGCTGGGCACGATCGACGAGAAGGGTGCGCAGTTCGACGCCAGCGTCGACCAGCTGCAGCAGCTGATCACCGGGCTGGCCCAGGGCCGCGACCCGATCGCCGGCGCCATTCAACCGCTCGCCACGGCCGAGAACGATCTGACCGAGATGCTCGAGGCGTCGCGACGTCCGCTGCAGGGGGTACTCGAGAACGTGCGACCGCTGGCCCAGCGGCTCGACGACCGCAAGTCCGACGTCAACAAGGTGATCGAACCGCTGGCCGAGAACTATCTGCGGCTCAACGCCCTCGGCGCGTACGGTTCGTTCTTCAACATCTTCTACTGCTCGGTGCGGATCAAGGTCAATGGTCCGGCGGGCAGCGACATCCTGATCCCGTTCGGCGGCCCGCCGGATCCGTCCAAGGGGAGGTGCTCTGAGAATGGCTAGACCCGACAGCACCAATCCGCTCCGCACCGGAACCTTCGGCATCGTCCTGGTGACGTGTCTGGTGTTGGTGTCGTTCGGCTACACCGGCCTGCCGTTCTTCCCGCAAGGCAAGTCGTACGAGGCCTACTTCACCGACGCGGGCGGCATCACCCCCGGCAACGACGTCAACGTCTCGGGCATCACGGTGGGCAAAGTCGACAGCGTGGAACTCGCCGGCGATGCCGCGAAGGTGAACTTCACCGTCGATCGCAAGGTGCGCGTCGGGGACCAGTCGATGGTCGCGATCAAGACCGACACCGTGCTCGGCGAGAAGTCGCTGTCGGTGACCCCGCAGGGCGCGGGTTCCTCGACGGTGATTCCGCTGGGCCGCACCACGACTCCGTACACGCTCAACACCGCGCTGCAGGACCTCGGCCAGAACGTGGGTGAGCTGGACAAGCCGCGGTTCGAGCAGGCGTTGGCGACACTGACCGACTCGCTGCGCGACGCCACTCCGCATCTGCGCGGGGCGCTCGACGGGATCACGAACCTGTCGCGCAGTATCAACGCTCGCGACGAGGCGCTCGAACAGCTGCTCGGCCATGCCAAGCGGGTGTCGGACACGCTGGCGCAGCGGTCCGGCCAGGTCAATCAGCTCATCACCGACGGCAACCTGCTGTTCGCGGCCCTCGACGAGCGACGCCAGGCGCTGAGCAACCTGATCGCCGGCATCGACGATGTGGCCGAACAACTCTCGGGCTTCGTCAATGACAACCGCCGGGAGTTCGGGCCCGCATTGGAGAAGCTCAACCTGGTGATGGACAACCTGCTGGAACGCCGGGAGCATATCGGGGAGGCGCTGCGCAGGCTGCCGCCGTACGCCACCGCGCTGGGTGAGGTCGTGGGCTCGGGCCCGGGATTCCAGATCAATCTGTTCGGCCTTCCTCCGGCCACGATCTCCGAGGTGCTCCTCGATACCTACTTCCAGCCCGGCAAGCTGCCGGACAGCCTCTCCGACATGCTCCGCGGTTACATCTCGGAGCGCCTGATCATCAGGCCGAAGTCGCCATGACACAGGGGGATTCAGTGAAATCGCGCGGCCGCTGGATGCGGGTGGGCCTGGCGGCCCTGCTCGTGGTGACGCTGGCCGTCGGGGTCTACCTGGTGTGGCCGTCGCGCACGGGCACCAAGATCACCGCGTATTTCACCTCGGCGGTCGGCCTGTACCCCGGCGACGAGGTGCGCATCGTCGGCGTGCCCGTCGGCAAGATCGACACGATCGAACCGCGGGCCGACGACGTCAAGGTGACGATGACCGTCGAGAACGGCGTGCAGGTGCCCGCCGACGCCAAGGCGCTGATGATCGCGCCGAACCTGGTGGCAGCCCGGTTCATTCAGCTCACGCCCGCCTACACGGGTGGTCCCGTCATGCAGGCCGGCGCCAGCATCGGCCTTGACCGCACGGCGGTCCCGGTCGAGTGGGACGAGGTCAAGGAGCAACTCACCGCGCTGAGCTCACAGCTCGGCCCGCAGCAGGGGTCGATGCAGGGACCGCTGAGCGCATTCGTCAACCAGGCCGCCGACACCTTCGACGGCAACGGCGACTCGTTCCGGCGGGCGCTGCGCGAGCTGTCCCAGACGGCGGGCCGTCTCGGGGACTCCCGGACCGACCTGTTCGGCACCGTCCGCAACCTGCAGGTGCTGGTGAACGCACTGTCGAACAGCAACGAGCAGATCGTGCAGTTCTCCAACCACGTGGCCTCGGTGTCGCAGGTGCTGGCCGAGAGCACCGCCGACCTCGACGACACGCTGGGCACGCTTAACCAGGCGCTGGTCGACGTGCGCGACCTGCTCGACGAGAACAACGACGCGCTGATCGCCCAG comes from the Mycolicibacterium litorale genome and includes:
- a CDS encoding 3-oxoacyl-ACP reductase — translated: MTAPSNDLTDLSGRVAVVTGAAAGLGRAEAIGLASAGATVVVNDMAGALDKSDVLDAIAAAGSKGVAVAGDISQRATADELVETADGLGGLSIVVNNAGITRDRILFNMTDEEWDAVIAVHLRGHFLLTRNAATYWRAKAKAGDGQVYGRIVNTSSEAGLSGPVGQPNYGAAKAGITALTLSAARALERFGVRANAIAPRARTAMTAGVFGDAPELPAGEVDPLSTDHVVTLVNFLASPASEAVNGQLFIVYGPKVTLVAAPVAEAHFAAESDAWDLADLSDTLRGYFADRDPERGFSATALMESRD
- a CDS encoding MlaE family ABC transporter permease; translated protein: MIEQLAAPARAVGGFVEMSIDTFVKIFRRPFQFREFLDQTWMIARVSLIPTLLVAIPFTVLVAFTLNILLREIGAADLSGAGTAFGTITQLGPVVTVLVVAGAGATAICADLGARTIREEIDAMRVLGIDPIQRLVVPRVLASTFVALLLNGLVCAIGLAGGYVFSVFLQGVNPGAFINGLTVLTGLGELVLAEIKALLFGVVAGLVGCYRGLTVQGGPKGVGIAVNETVVYAFICLFVINVIMTAVGVRVLVR
- a CDS encoding MCE family protein, encoding MPDIDAKRSHVRIAAAILAAIVVAATVFTYLSYTAAFTSTDTVTVVSPRAGLVMETDAKVKYRGIQIGEVKKIEYAGDRAKLTLAIRSDEMRFIPANAPVRIAGTTVFGAKAVEFIPPEDPQQTPLRPGAQVQASDVQLEVNTLFQTLTDVLAKIDPINLNATLSALGEGLRGNGDDLGAMLAGLNYYLQRLNPKLPVLQEDFRRAAEVTNIYADAGPSLARILDNAPTISNTIVDQQDNLNTTLLAAIGLANNGTATLEPAADNYIAAIQRLRAPLKVAGEYSPVIGCVLKGTVTAVDRFAPIIGGIRPGLFTSSNFLPGSPAYTYPESLPIVNASGGPNCRGLPDVPSKQYGGSWYHTPFLVTDNAYVPYQPNTELQFDAPATLQFLFNGAFAEKDEY
- a CDS encoding MCE family protein, with translation MTQGDSVKSRGRWMRVGLAALLVVTLAVGVYLVWPSRTGTKITAYFTSAVGLYPGDEVRIVGVPVGKIDTIEPRADDVKVTMTVENGVQVPADAKALMIAPNLVAARFIQLTPAYTGGPVMQAGASIGLDRTAVPVEWDEVKEQLTALSSQLGPQQGSMQGPLSAFVNQAADTFDGNGDSFRRALRELSQTAGRLGDSRTDLFGTVRNLQVLVNALSNSNEQIVQFSNHVASVSQVLAESTADLDDTLGTLNQALVDVRDLLDENNDALIAQVGKLADFTQILTDHSDDIEQILHVTPNGLANFYNIYNPAQGTVGGLLTLPNFANPVQFICGGTFDAGATTDNYKRAEICRQRMGPVFKRIAMNFPPLLFHPINSITAYKGQIQYDTPATEAKAETPVPYLQWQNAPGVTPPQMSAEADLSSLFLPPGPDGSHAGGPAGEAAAPAAPAPAPAAPLPAEAGAG
- a CDS encoding MCE family protein → MKHDRTMLNVGIFTVAMLLVAAMLVVVFGEFRFASGNSYHANFTEASRLKAGQDVRIAGVPVGTVKDVKLNEDNTVDVAFDVNDKYQLYTSTRAVVRYENLVGDRYLEITSGPGELRKLPAGSTIPKQNTQPALDLDALLGGLRPVLKGLDGAKVNELSSAVIELLQGQGGALANLLATTGSFSQNLAARDQLIGDVITNLNTVLGTIDEKGAQFDASVDQLQQLITGLAQGRDPIAGAIQPLATAENDLTEMLEASRRPLQGVLENVRPLAQRLDDRKSDVNKVIEPLAENYLRLNALGAYGSFFNIFYCSVRIKVNGPAGSDILIPFGGPPDPSKGRCSENG
- a CDS encoding ferredoxin, producing MRVEVDRDRCEGNAVCVGIAPDLFDLDDEDYAVVKHDPVPADMEDVAEQSIAECPRAALNRRD
- a CDS encoding MlaE family ABC transporter permease, which codes for MSFDATVRLRRAFRWAPRAVDTIGEQALFYGETMRYIPNALTRYRKETIRLIAEMTMGAGALVMIGGTVGVAAFLTLASGGVIAVQGYSSLGNIGIEALTGFLSAFLNVRIVAPVIAGIALAATIGAGTTAQLGAMRVAEEIDAVESMAVHSVSYLVSTRLMAGLIAIVPLYSLSVLAAFFAARFTTVFINGQSAGLYDHYFNTFLVPSDLLWSFLQAIVMSIAVMLVHTYYGYNASGGPVGVGIAVGQAVRTSLIVVVTITLFISLAVYGASGNFNLSG
- a CDS encoding virulence factor Mce family protein; this translates as MARPDSTNPLRTGTFGIVLVTCLVLVSFGYTGLPFFPQGKSYEAYFTDAGGITPGNDVNVSGITVGKVDSVELAGDAAKVNFTVDRKVRVGDQSMVAIKTDTVLGEKSLSVTPQGAGSSTVIPLGRTTTPYTLNTALQDLGQNVGELDKPRFEQALATLTDSLRDATPHLRGALDGITNLSRSINARDEALEQLLGHAKRVSDTLAQRSGQVNQLITDGNLLFAALDERRQALSNLIAGIDDVAEQLSGFVNDNRREFGPALEKLNLVMDNLLERREHIGEALRRLPPYATALGEVVGSGPGFQINLFGLPPATISEVLLDTYFQPGKLPDSLSDMLRGYISERLIIRPKSP